From Camelina sativa cultivar DH55 chromosome 20, Cs, whole genome shotgun sequence, the proteins below share one genomic window:
- the LOC104771223 gene encoding F-box protein At5g25290-like, whose product MFFFAEKCRLQQRKETMESGSWSELSMDILRSVFERLSFVDFHRAKMVCANWYLCSKQTLHRQRGSSWLMMLFEESDCVLYNPDEDRVYKRKRDFSGIRFLANSGNWFLALDSGSNLCIVHVFSGGERNRINLPPLDSINKGGHFTLKRIGDGEFKERLASGGLGYSNKSVVDLRGLLWVDEKKEEYTVAWFFDTGSPYIAFCKKGQDHYRTIPTRIDVPREFRGLSDMVLRGDTLYVYTTRRFIRILDFSVPEGFKDVVPDSYILLPFYPASDDENTYDDGAISSHNIAVTTSGEVLLVESIAYNKATSEIPTRIFRLYKTDPNPDPDELIHKLNLSVEVDSLGHEARLLDLGFTVPADPTLGIQPNSIYFTRHDRLRNCKLKPSCPDIFPCICVFNLDTKKLTQFPSLSNLNPKDARWFLPS is encoded by the coding sequence ATGTTCTTCTTTGCCGAGAAGTGTCGCCTGCAACAACGGAAAGAAACTATGGAGAGTGGCAGCTGGTCGGAGCTCTCTATGGATATCTTGAGATCTGTTTTCGAACGTTTGAGTTTTGTGGATTTCCACCGCGCTAAGATGGTGTGTGCGAATTGGTATTTATGCTCGAAACAAACTTTGCACCGGCAAAGGGGATCTTCATGGCTGATGATGCTGTTTGAAGAAAGCGATTGTGTGCTTTACAACCCGGACGAAGATAGAGtttacaagagaaagagagactttTCAGGGATTCGATTCCTGGCAAACTCAGGTAACTGGTTCCTGGCGCTAGATTCTGGATCCAATCTCTGTATCGTACATGTGTTTAGCGGCGGGGAGAGGAATAGGATCAATCTTCCCCCTCTAGACTCAATTAATAAGGGTGGCCACTTTACTCTTAAGCGGATAGGAGATGGGGAATTCAAGGAGAGATTAGCTAGTGGTGGCTTAGGTTACTCCAATAAGAGTGTGGTTGATCTGAGAGGTCTTTTGTGGGTAGACGAGAAGAAAGAGGAATACACTGTCGCATGGTTTTTTGATACAGGTTCCCCATATATAGCCTTTTGCAAGAAGGGGCAAGATCATTACCGTACCATTCCAACACGGATCGATGTTCCCAGAGAGTTTCGAGGCTTATCTGATATGGTACTCCGGGGTGATACTCTTTACGTCTACACAACTCGCCGATTCATTCGAATCCTGGATTTTTCTGTACCAGAAGGTTTCAAGGATGTTGTGCCCGACAGTTACATATTACTACCATTTTATCCAGCGAGTGATGATGAAAACACATATGATGATGGAGCAATCTCTAGTCATAACATTGCTGTCACAACCTCGGGAGAGGTTTTGTTGGTCGAGAGCATCGCTTATAATAAGGCAACCTCTGAAATACCTACTAGGATCTTCCGCCTCTACAAGACGGATCCTAATCCAGATCCGGATGAGCTTATACACAAACTGAACCTGTCTGTCGAGGTAGATTCTTTAGGCCATGAGGCCCGCCTTCTGGATTTAGGTTTCACTGTGCCTGCTGACCCTACCCTCGGTATCCAACCAAACTCCATCTACTTCACCCGTCATGACCGTCTTCGTAACTGTAAACTGAAACCTTCATGCCCAGACATCTTCCCCTGCATCTGTGTATTCAATCTTGACACAAAGAAGCTAACACAATTCCCCAGCCTCTCCAACTTGAACCCCAAGGATGCTCGATGGTTTCTCCCGTCTTAA